The genome window ATCATCATTTCCCATGATCGCCACTTCCTCAATGAGGTCTGTACACACATGGCGGATATGGACTATGGAACACTCAAAGTCTATCCTGGTAATTACGATTCATACATGCTTGCATCTGTGCAGGCGCGCACACAACAGTTAAGCAATAACGTCAAAGCCAAAGAGAAAATTGCTGAATTAGCGGCTTTCGTTGCACGATTCTCTGCAAATGCTTCTAAAGCACGTCAGGCAACTTCGCGTCAACGTCAGTTAGAGAAAATTGAAGTTGTAGAAGTGAAGCCATCATCACGTCAAAATCCATTCATTCGTTTTGATACTGAGAAAAAACTGCATAACATGGCGGTTGAGTGCAATGCACTCACTAAAGCGTATGACCGCGTGATCTTCAAGAACTTCAAGTTGGGTGTTCGTGCTGGTGAAAAGATTGCCATCATTGGTCAAAACGGAGCAGGTAAGACAACATTGCTTAAAACCATTCTTAGCAAACGCTTTGATGGTATTGCTGCGGATAGCGGTGACGTTAAGTGGGCTGAAAACGCCAACGTTGGCGTGATGCCGCAGGATAATACTGAGATGTTCACCAAAGATGAGTTACTCATGGATTGGATGAATAACTGGCGTAACACTGGTGATGATGATCAAGTCATTCGTGGCACCTTGGGTCGCCTCTTGTTCTCTGGTGACGATATTGGCAAGTCAGTCAAGGTTCTCTCTGGTGGTGAAAAGGGTCGCATGATTTGGGGCAAACTCATGCTCCAGAAATACAACGTGCTGGCAATGGATGAGCCAACCAATCACATGGATATGGAATCAATTGAGAGCTTGCAG of Polynucleobacter sp. AP-Titi-500A-B4 contains these proteins:
- a CDS encoding ABC-F family ATPase; its protein translation is MLSASNITMQFGAKPLFENISVKFGGGNRYGLIGANGCGKSTFMKILGGELEPTSGNVSLDPGIRLGKLRQDQFAYEDVRVLDVVMMGHEEMWKAAAERDAIYANPDATDEDYMKAAELEGKYAEYGGYTAEAKAGELLLGIGIPIEQHNGPMSNVAPGWKLRVLLAQALFSDPDVLLLDEPTNNLDIHSIHWLEDILNEIKSTIIIISHDRHFLNEVCTHMADMDYGTLKVYPGNYDSYMLASVQARTQQLSNNVKAKEKIAELAAFVARFSANASKARQATSRQRQLEKIEVVEVKPSSRQNPFIRFDTEKKLHNMAVECNALTKAYDRVIFKNFKLGVRAGEKIAIIGQNGAGKTTLLKTILSKRFDGIAADSGDVKWAENANVGVMPQDNTEMFTKDELLMDWMNNWRNTGDDDQVIRGTLGRLLFSGDDIGKSVKVLSGGEKGRMIWGKLMLQKYNVLAMDEPTNHMDMESIESLQIALEKFDGTLIFVSHDREFVSALANRILEVKMDGTVVDYSGTYEEYLRSQELTG